CCCGCTACGAGGCGGTCAGCAGCAGGGACGCCCGGTTCGACGGAGAGTTCTTCTTCGCCGTCCGCACCACCGGCATCTACTGCCGACCCAGCTGCCCCGCCGTCACCCCCAAGCGGCAGAACGTCTCCTTCTACCCGACGGCCGCCGCCGCCCAAGGGCACGGCTTTCGCGCCTGCCGCCGCTGCCGGCCCGACGCCGTGCCCGGCTCCGCCGAGTGGAACGTACGGGCCGACGTCGTCGGGCGCGCCATGCGGATGATCGGCGACGGCGTCGTCGACCGCGAGGGCGTCCCCGGGCTCGCCGGGCGGCTCGGCTACAGCACCCGCCAGGTGCAGCGCCAGCTCACCGCCGAACTGGGCGCCGGACCCGTCGCGCTCGCCCGCGCCCAGCGGGCGCACACCGCGCGGCTGCTGCTCCAGACCACGGGACTGCCCGTCACCGAGATCGCCTTCGCGGCCGGCTTCGCCAGCGTCCGCCAGTTCAACGAGACGATGCGCGCCGTCTACGCCCGCACCCCCACCGCCCTGCGCGCCGAGGCGGGCAGCGGCGCCGGAGCCCGTACCGCGCTCGCCGCCGGAGTGCCGCTGCGGCTCGCCCACCGGGGACCGTACGCGGCCGGCGAGGTCTTCGACCTGCTCGCCGCCGAGGCCGTCCCCCGGGTGGAGGAGGTCGTCGGCGCCCCCGGCACCCGCACCTACCGGCGTACGCTCCGCCTCCCGTACGGCACCGGCGTCGTCTCCGTCGACGAGCGGTCCGGCGGGCGCTGGCTCGAGGCCCGCATCCACCTCACCGAGCTGCGCGACCTGACCACCGCCGTGCACCGGCTGCGGCGCCTCTTCGACCTCGACGCCGACCCGTACGCGGTCGCCGAGCGCCTCGGGGCGGCCCCCGGGCTCGCCGCCGAGGTGGCCGCCCGGCCGGGCGTGCGCTCCCCGGGCACGGCCGAGCCCGAGGAGTTCGCGCTGCGGACGGTCCTCGGCGCCGAGGAGTCGGCCCAGGTCGTCGAGCTCCACGGCACCCCGCTGGCCACCGCCTGCGGCACCCTCACCCATGTCTTCCCGGAGCCCGCCGCCCTGACCGGCCACCCCGTCGCGGGGCCGCTGGCCCGCGCCCTCGCCGACGGAGCCGTACGCCTCGACCCCGGCGCCGACCGCGACGAGGCCGAGCGCGCCCTGCTCGCCGTCCCCGGTGTGACCGCCGGGGCCGCCGCGCTGATCCGGATGCGGGCCCTCGGCGACCCGGACGTCGCCCTGGTGGACGGGCGGGAGACGGAGGAGTGGCGACCGTGGCGCTCCTACGCGGCCCGCTACCTCGACCCCGCCCACGCGGCCCGCTACCTCGACCCCGCCCACGCGGCCCGCTACCTCGACCCGGCTCACAGGGCCCGCTACTCCGCTCCGGCCCACGCGGCCGGCTACTCCGCTCCGGTCCCTTCGGCGGTGTAGTCCTCCAGGCCCCAGCTGTGGATCCGGCGCGGATGGATCCGGATGACCTCCTCGCTGAAGTACGGGCCCAGCTCGTGCGGGCCCACCAGGAGTTCCGCCTCGCCGCGGATCTCGACGCCCCGCACCCGCCAGGGGCGGACGCTCGCGAGGTCGTCGACGACCAGCGCCACCTTCGGGTTCTGCCGCAGGTTCCGCCACTTCTTCGTCCGGCCCATGCGGGCCCCGCCCACCAGGACCGTGCCGTCCTCCTGCGGGAAGTAGCCCACCGGGTTGGCCTGCGGCTGCCCGGACGGGTCCACGGTCGCCATCCGGCCGAGCTTCCGCCCTTCCGTGAGATAGGCGCGCTCGGCCTCGCTGAAGCCCTCGAAATCCCTCATGGGCCCAGCATCGCGCGGCCCAGCCCCCGGCGGATCGGCCCTGGGGCGGGTCCCGGCTCGGACCTCCGTCCTAGCCCCGGATCACCGCCATCCCGGTCCTAGTCCCGGATCACCGCCACCCCGGTCCTAGCCCCAGATCACCGCCCCCGCCCACGCGCCCACGATCAGCAGGCAGGAGAAGAGCTCGACCAGCACGCTCGTGCCGGCCGCCCGCATCACGGCCCGGGTCGCCGCCCTCGCCTGGCCGTGGCCGCCCAGGCGGAGGCGCTCCGAGAGGTAGATCCCGCCGACGAAGCCGGGGATCGCGCCCACCACCGGCACCAGGACGAAGCCCAGGACGGCGCCCACCCCCGCGTACGTCACCATGCGCCGGGTGATGCCCACGCCCCGGAAGCGGCGCGGCGGCAGCTGCCAGACGATCACCTGGGTGAGGAGCAGCAGGCCGGTCGAGGAGGCGAGCAGGATCCAGGCGAGGTCCGTCCGCTCGTGCAGCGACCACCAGAGCATCGCCGCCCACACCAGCCACGTCCCCGGCACGCCGGGCGCAAGGACCCCGAACAGACCGAGCAGCATCACCGTCGCGATCATCAGGAGCTGCCACACACCCACGCTGCCCAGCGTGCACGACGGCGTGGATTCCCGCAGGTCGCGCGGGGCGGACGGGGTACGCGGCAGGGGAGGTCAGGCCGCCAGGGGCAGGGCGGCGACCACGAGATTGCGCTCCTTGCGGCTGATCAGCGGAAAGATGAGCTTCACGGCGAACTCGGTCTTCGGCGAGGAGAGGATGATCGAGGAGTTCAGGATCCGTTCCTTGATCGCCGAGCGGAACAGGCCGGCGCGCGGGATCGTCATGGTGTGGGCGACCGGCTTCGCGAACACCGGATCCGCCCGGAAGACGAAGAGCCGCCGGTCGGTCATCGCCAGGTACATCGGGACCGGCGTCGGTATCACGGCCATCGAGCCACCGCTGAGGACGGCCGACGCCACGCCGAACGCGGCGGTCCGGCTCACGGAGACCGTGTTCAGGCCGACGACGCACGTCACCTCGATCCGCTCCCCGGGCTCCAGCATCGGAGTCACGGTGGCCAGCAGGGCGCGACGACGTCGTCTGTTC
The DNA window shown above is from Streptomyces vietnamensis and carries:
- a CDS encoding DNA-3-methyladenine glycosylase 2 family protein, with translation MRDDDTRDDTRYEAVSSRDARFDGEFFFAVRTTGIYCRPSCPAVTPKRQNVSFYPTAAAAQGHGFRACRRCRPDAVPGSAEWNVRADVVGRAMRMIGDGVVDREGVPGLAGRLGYSTRQVQRQLTAELGAGPVALARAQRAHTARLLLQTTGLPVTEIAFAAGFASVRQFNETMRAVYARTPTALRAEAGSGAGARTALAAGVPLRLAHRGPYAAGEVFDLLAAEAVPRVEEVVGAPGTRTYRRTLRLPYGTGVVSVDERSGGRWLEARIHLTELRDLTTAVHRLRRLFDLDADPYAVAERLGAAPGLAAEVAARPGVRSPGTAEPEEFALRTVLGAEESAQVVELHGTPLATACGTLTHVFPEPAALTGHPVAGPLARALADGAVRLDPGADRDEAERALLAVPGVTAGAAALIRMRALGDPDVALVDGRETEEWRPWRSYAARYLDPAHAARYLDPAHAARYLDPAHRARYSAPAHAAGYSAPVPSAV
- a CDS encoding PPOX class F420-dependent oxidoreductase, which gives rise to MRDFEGFSEAERAYLTEGRKLGRMATVDPSGQPQANPVGYFPQEDGTVLVGGARMGRTKKWRNLRQNPKVALVVDDLASVRPWRVRGVEIRGEAELLVGPHELGPYFSEEVIRIHPRRIHSWGLEDYTAEGTGAE
- a CDS encoding DUF456 domain-containing protein, whose protein sequence is MGVWQLLMIATVMLLGLFGVLAPGVPGTWLVWAAMLWWSLHERTDLAWILLASSTGLLLLTQVIVWQLPPRRFRGVGITRRMVTYAGVGAVLGFVLVPVVGAIPGFVGGIYLSERLRLGGHGQARAATRAVMRAAGTSVLVELFSCLLIVGAWAGAVIWG